In Crinalium epipsammum PCC 9333, the genomic window GCTGCCTCTCATTACGGGTAAAGTGAGCCTCGACAATGTTATTCAACCTTGCATTTGTACAATTCACTGGTTTAACTCGTTAAGCCTGTTTAAAATTGTACGAAAGAGCTAGAACTGGCACGCATTCATAGGTTTCATGAGTTGAATAACGTAGGTTTCAAGAACCTTAGTCTGGTCAAGTTAGAGCTTGTAAAAAGCTCCCGTTATAGTTAATAGCAAACTTAACGACGAGTTCTTGACTTACCTAAATCAACGGCGATTTCATAATGCACCCAAGTCCCCTGAGTCGCGTTACCGCCCTGAAACACTTGAACTAGCGCCGTTGCTGGAATTGTCGTAACCGGATTTTTGACGATTACATCCAATCCAAGGTCAACTGCTAAGGCTTCTAAATATTCTTTGGTCGAATCGTTTTGATAGTAGTTGTTCCATTTTTTCCCCGCAGCTTTGCACATAGCTGTAGCATTGATGTAACCGTCAGATTTCCGCTGTGCGATCGCACTTATCATTCGCGTTGTGAAAAAGTAACTCCATAAAAACCCGTCCTTGTAGTTTTAATCCTTGTGTTATCTATTGCGGTGGTATATATATCCCTTCTTTGAGCATTTTGGAAGAATGGCTCTGCAATGCTTCTCCAACAGAATTCTGCAAAGTTCGCAATAGTTCTTCAATCCGCTTATCCGCTGTAGGGCTGGCGCAACTCTGATTAATTAAGTAAGCATTAAGGGTCATCAGTTCAATTCCTATTTGTTCTGCCTGATTCCAAAGTTTTATGTATTCCCAGTTTGGGTTTGGTTGAGGTTCGTCCACAGATTTAAATCCACTAATTATTTTTTGTTTGTAATTATTAATTGATTGCAGCTATGTTGCTCAACACGCGCATTAATAATCAATGCGAGTAAAAAGCTTACATTTCTAAGACTCTCAGTTCGATCAAATAGCCGTTGGCTCCCGCTGCTGTCTGAGATGCAATTTTGCCTTTGACGGGCGAAGCTTGCGCGCCGCTAGGCGGTCGCCCGTAACGTACTGGATCAATCGCTACCACGTCGCCATCATCCAGTGGCACTTTTTGATTTTCTGCACGAAATTGGGCTGAAACCTTTTCCCTCTGTAGCTTCTGGGGCTGGTCGATCAGGTTAATTAGGATAACTTGACTTCTAAATATTGGTTGCTCGTTGTATCCTGGTATACATAGAGCAGTACTTTCAGTACCTGTATATCGGCATACAGCGACACTGTTGGCTTCGGGATAGAATTGATCTTTCAGTTCTGTCAGAAATAGCCAAAACTCAATCGGTTCAGTTGCTTCAAAGGTTCGCCATGATTTCCCATCATCAAGAATCTCTGCCTGAATCCCGAACCACTTGACGTTTCTACCTGTAGGTTCGCCGTTGTACAATTCAGGACTTAGATCAAGCGATCGCACACAATCTAAAAGTCTTGTTGTGTCTTGAATCCCGTTTATTTTTTGGAGTGTTAGTATTGAATTAGATACACTTGAAGTGGTCATATTATTGTTTGTATATGTTAAGGTTTTTTTGAGTGGTTAACTCAATTGTTCGAGTCAAATTACAACATAACGCAAGACTGATTATAATTTACGCCAATTAACAAAACTAAACATTTACCATTATTTGGAGCTTATTACTATGGATTTTTCTTTAGCGTTCAACCTGACCGTCAGCCAGTTCGGTATCAGTGCCAAAGATTTGGCGCAAAGATCTGGAATACTCGAATCAACAATCAGTCGCTTTAGGAATGGACATCAAATCAAAACCGAAACTTTAAGCAGACTATTGGAATGCCTCTCAGTGGAGCAGCGCGAGTATTTTCTTTCGGCTTTGGCATCGGGTGAAAATACCAAAAATCAAAGGAGAAGCAATATAGAGCGTTGGATTGAGACTGCTAGTATTGACGAGTTACACCATTCGTTGTTGTTGATCGGTCATAAATGCGTGAAGCAAAATTCTCAAAATTCTCAAAATTTTGAAGTATCTCAAAGCGTTGCATAGCTCGTTTTGGTTCTCATTGAGAGTAAATAGCTGTATTTTTAGTTTTTCTGGTAAATTATTACTGGAAACCTGCGAAGATGTGATTAAATTTACACTTCAAATTTAATTGTTAGAAATGGCTGAACTAGCAACAACTCCTTTAACCGGAAAAGCTCTACTACAGAAAGTTAAAGAGCTTTCAAATGTGCCACGTCGAGAAACAGCCCGTGCTTGTGGCTATTATACTACAACGAAAGAAAACAAAATTAGGGTAAATTTAGCTGAATTTTATGATGCTCTATTAGCAGCTAAAGGTATTGCTATTGAGTCGCCTAAAGATGGTCGTGGTCGAGAAGCAAGTTACCGCGTCAGCGTTCATCAAAATAGTCAAATTGTTATTGGCGCGAATTATACTCAACAATTGGGTTTAACCCCAGGCGATGAATTTGAAATTAAGCTGGGCTACAAGCATATTCACTTAATCAAATTAGAAAACGGCCAGGATATTTCAGAAGCTTAGTTGGCTCTTATATTTTTACGGAACTTACAAACTGTGCGATCGCAATTATGACTGATGCGATCGCACACTTGTTTTTACCAATCTAAATTGCGATCATCCTTACTGATAGATGCGGGAAGTATACAAACTGGCCCTATCCCTTGACTAATTACGCCGTCGCATCTGTGGATCTAACGGCTCATCCGTCGCCCATATCAAGTTGGTTTCCTTGTCTATAAACCCCCAGTTGGGTTTGACTTGGCAAATTATATTAATTAATAGCTAAAGCATCGCCTACGCTGTAAGGAAATTGGTCATTCATTATTTTTAATGTTTGTGAAATTTTGTATGAAGTCTTGGTCAACTCGTATCAAAACCCCTACCAAGCTAGATCGGCATCAGGATTGTGAGTCATACAGCCGTTCCGGCTGTTATGAGGTACAGTAACAGCATTTAGAAAACCAATTCCTTAAATGTTTAGAATTCATTAAATCGAGTGCAACTGCAATTACTTTATCAACCATTTTTGTTGTAGTTGGAGCAAACTTACGTAAAAAAGATTTAAGTTGTGACCACCATAATTCAATCGGGTTAAAATCCGGAGAATATGGTGATAAGCACAGAATTTGCGCCCCTATAGCCTCAATCATCGGGACAATTGAAGCTCGTTTATGAGCAGGTAAATTATCCATAACCACTACTGCTCCTGACCACAATTGTGGTACTAAACACTTCTCAATAAATACTTCAAATGCTTTGCCATCCATCGAG contains:
- a CDS encoding KilA-N domain-containing protein codes for the protein MISAIAQRKSDGYINATAMCKAAGKKWNNYYQNDSTKEYLEALAVDLGLDVIVKNPVTTIPATALVQVFQGGNATQGTWVHYEIAVDLGKSRTRR
- a CDS encoding helix-turn-helix domain-containing protein, with translation MDFSLAFNLTVSQFGISAKDLAQRSGILESTISRFRNGHQIKTETLSRLLECLSVEQREYFLSALASGENTKNQRRSNIERWIETASIDELHHSLLLIGHKCVKQNSQNSQNFEVSQSVA
- a CDS encoding AbrB family transcriptional regulator gives rise to the protein MAELATTPLTGKALLQKVKELSNVPRRETARACGYYTTTKENKIRVNLAEFYDALLAAKGIAIESPKDGRGREASYRVSVHQNSQIVIGANYTQQLGLTPGDEFEIKLGYKHIHLIKLENGQDISEA
- a CDS encoding transposase — protein: MTIDDSMDGKAFEVFIEKCLVPQLWSGAVVVMDNLPAHKRASIVPMIEAIGAQILCLSPYSPDFNPIELWWSQLKSFLRKFAPTTTKMVDKVIAVALDLMNSKHLRNWFSKCCYCTS